A portion of the bacterium genome contains these proteins:
- a CDS encoding ATP-binding cassette domain-containing protein — protein MKPANRPVVSLRGFSLDRRSAAGDVPVLRDLDLDLMPGRWLTVLGANGAGKSSLLKYLAAAEAPVAGRAAILFQDPEEQIVATSVDRELALGRPGCDAAGLRSEFGLGTAGGLDPRLLSAGRKQRLALAVALGGAPDLLLCDEPTSLQDPQQARWVLDRLDRWRHESGGALVTATCDPDEAARADDLLLLADGRAVVAGPRGDVLDDPRVRAVLDRPGGSPARPAPAGRPADGAPVLELAGVACAFAGGGGFAGVDLAVRRGERLGLLGENGCGKSTLLAVAAGARRPAAGVVTLAGRRLYRRGDTDLDHGAALLAPQFPEYLFTRATVAAEMGLDPALADRDLGPFLGELGLPVDLEHRNPHDLSSGQKRRLALGLVLGSARPLLLLDEPTAALDAAGRECVLALLDGLPPQAAVVVASHDRHFLARAGCRLLVLGPGGLVPVP, from the coding sequence ATGAAACCGGCCAATAGGCCCGTGGTCTCCCTGCGGGGGTTCTCCCTCGACCGCCGCTCGGCGGCGGGCGACGTGCCGGTCCTGCGCGATCTCGACCTCGATCTGATGCCCGGCCGCTGGCTCACGGTCCTGGGCGCCAACGGCGCGGGCAAGTCCTCCCTGCTGAAGTACCTCGCGGCCGCCGAGGCGCCCGTCGCCGGTCGCGCCGCCATCCTCTTCCAGGATCCGGAGGAGCAGATCGTCGCCACCAGCGTCGACCGGGAGCTGGCCCTCGGCCGGCCCGGCTGCGACGCGGCGGGCCTGCGTAGCGAGTTCGGGCTGGGGACGGCGGGCGGCCTCGATCCGCGCCTGCTCTCGGCGGGTCGGAAGCAGCGCCTGGCCCTCGCGGTGGCCCTCGGCGGAGCGCCCGACCTGCTCCTCTGCGACGAGCCCACCAGTCTGCAGGACCCGCAACAGGCCCGCTGGGTGCTCGACCGCCTCGACCGCTGGCGCCACGAATCGGGCGGTGCCCTGGTCACCGCCACCTGCGATCCGGACGAGGCCGCGCGGGCCGACGATCTGCTGCTCCTGGCCGACGGCCGGGCGGTGGTCGCCGGGCCCCGGGGCGACGTGCTGGACGATCCCCGGGTGCGCGCGGTGCTCGACCGGCCGGGCGGGTCGCCGGCCCGACCGGCTCCCGCGGGACGACCCGCCGACGGCGCACCCGTCCTGGAGCTCGCCGGGGTCGCCTGCGCCTTCGCGGGCGGCGGCGGTTTCGCGGGGGTCGACCTGGCGGTGCGGCGGGGGGAGCGCCTCGGGCTGCTGGGGGAGAACGGTTGCGGCAAGTCGACGCTGCTGGCGGTGGCGGCCGGGGCGCGGCGCCCGGCAGCGGGTGTGGTGACCCTGGCCGGGCGCCGCCTGTACCGGCGGGGCGACACCGATCTGGACCACGGCGCGGCGTTGCTGGCGCCCCAGTTTCCCGAATACCTCTTCACCCGCGCCACCGTCGCGGCCGAGATGGGCCTCGATCCGGCGCTGGCCGACCGGGACCTGGGGCCGTTCCTCGGCGAACTGGGGCTGCCCGTCGACCTGGAGCACCGCAACCCCCACGACCTGAGCAGCGGGCAGAAGCGGCGTCTCGCCCTCGGCCTGGTGCTCGGATCCGCCCGTCCGCTGCTGCTGCTCGACGAGCCCACCGCCGCCCTGGATGCGGCCGGACGGGAATGCGTCCTGGCCCTGCTGGACGGCCTGCCCCCGCAGGCGGCGGTCGTCGTGGCCTCCCACGACCGGCACTTCCTCGCGCGGGCCGGTTGCCGCCTGCTGGTCCTCGGTCCGGGTGGTCTTGTGCCCGTACCCTGA
- a CDS encoding tetratricopeptide repeat protein — MRTCERRPTRIGLGLAALAVVLAAGCAKQAPPVATGPAVPPADERIIEHTVGPGETLARIADNYYGDPDRFRQIASDNGLSDPGRIVPGSVLRLRFDADEWDGARRRATALQAYNRGVDLMANERVGEAERQFKLALEAAPELRAARYNLALVHLKRGRNDRALALLEELTAERPTDADFLFAHGNALFQAARFDEAANRFAAALDQRPDFKRAAFGLARSYQEGGHRDQAMAAWGAYLKLDDSSSWAATARRNLRKLQDETGQ, encoded by the coding sequence ATGAGAACGTGTGAACGGAGACCCACCCGGATCGGCCTGGGGCTGGCGGCGCTCGCCGTCGTCCTGGCGGCCGGATGCGCCAAGCAGGCCCCGCCGGTGGCGACCGGACCGGCGGTGCCGCCCGCCGACGAACGGATCATCGAGCACACCGTGGGGCCCGGCGAGACCCTCGCCCGCATCGCGGACAACTACTACGGCGATCCCGATCGCTTCCGGCAGATCGCCAGCGACAACGGGCTGTCCGACCCGGGGCGCATCGTGCCGGGATCGGTGCTGCGGCTGCGCTTCGACGCCGACGAGTGGGACGGGGCGCGCCGCCGGGCTACCGCCCTGCAGGCCTACAACCGCGGCGTCGATCTCATGGCCAACGAGCGGGTGGGCGAGGCCGAACGGCAGTTCAAGCTCGCCCTCGAGGCCGCGCCCGAGCTGCGCGCGGCGCGGTACAACCTCGCCCTGGTGCACCTCAAGCGCGGGCGCAACGACCGCGCCCTGGCGCTCCTCGAGGAGCTCACCGCCGAACGGCCGACCGACGCCGACTTCCTCTTCGCCCACGGCAACGCCCTCTTCCAGGCGGCCCGCTTCGACGAGGCGGCCAACCGGTTCGCCGCGGCCCTCGATCAGCGTCCGGACTTCAAGCGCGCGGCCTTCGGCCTCGCCCGCAGCTACCAGGAGGGGGGGCACCGCGACCAGGCGATGGCGGCGTGGGGCGCGTACCTGAAGCTCGACGACTCGTCGAGCTGGGCGGCCACGGCGCGGCGCAACCTGCGGAAGCTGCAGGATGAAACCGGCCAATAG
- the dusB gene encoding tRNA dihydrouridine synthase DusB, translating into MSDTILPRKPVRLDPRLAWFADVRRLLSPMAGVTDRPFREVCRRFGADMGFCEFASAAGLTYGGAATWALVDTEGEDGRVGIQIFGSDPEHMAGATRLLNDRQMDVLDINFGCPAKKVVKKCGGSALLADLPLLERIVRAITAEAKAPVTAKIRTGWDEDSVNYREVGLLLQELGMGWITMHGRTRAQKYTGQANWDRIADLVETVDIPVVGNGDVVDGESYRRLVEHTRCHGVMIGRGAIGNPWIFGEMHAVDRGEPAPPVDFAEMCATTIDHLRGEVALRGEPQGSFVVRKHIAKCFKGYPGAAALRKRLYATTDAAEMERILREAAAAGDPRAVTEETDHENV; encoded by the coding sequence GTGTCCGACACGATCCTGCCCCGCAAGCCCGTCCGGCTCGATCCGCGCCTCGCGTGGTTCGCCGACGTGCGCCGCCTGCTGTCGCCCATGGCCGGCGTCACCGATCGGCCCTTCCGCGAGGTGTGCCGGCGCTTCGGGGCCGACATGGGCTTCTGCGAGTTCGCCTCGGCGGCGGGCCTGACCTACGGCGGCGCGGCCACCTGGGCCCTGGTCGACACCGAGGGCGAGGACGGGCGCGTGGGCATCCAGATCTTCGGTTCCGATCCGGAGCACATGGCGGGGGCCACGCGGCTGCTCAACGACCGGCAGATGGACGTCCTGGACATCAACTTCGGCTGCCCGGCCAAGAAGGTGGTCAAGAAGTGCGGCGGCAGCGCGCTGCTGGCCGACCTGCCCCTGCTCGAGCGGATCGTGCGCGCGATCACGGCCGAGGCGAAGGCGCCGGTGACGGCCAAGATCCGCACCGGCTGGGACGAGGACTCGGTGAACTACCGCGAGGTGGGCCTGCTGCTGCAGGAGCTCGGCATGGGGTGGATCACCATGCACGGGCGCACGCGCGCCCAGAAGTACACCGGCCAGGCCAACTGGGACCGCATCGCCGACCTGGTCGAGACCGTCGACATCCCGGTCGTCGGCAACGGCGACGTGGTCGACGGGGAGAGCTACCGGCGTCTGGTGGAGCACACCAGGTGCCACGGGGTGATGATCGGGCGCGGCGCCATCGGGAATCCCTGGATCTTCGGCGAAATGCACGCCGTCGATCGTGGCGAGCCGGCGCCGCCGGTGGATTTCGCCGAGATGTGCGCGACGACCATCGACCACCTGCGGGGCGAGGTCGCCCTGCGCGGCGAACCCCAGGGGTCGTTCGTCGTCCGCAAGCACATCGCGAAATGCTTCAAGGGGTATCCCGGTGCCGCAGCGCTCCGCAAGCGGCTCTACGCCACGACCGACGCGGCCGAGATGGAACGGATCCTGCGGGAGGCGGCCGCCGCGGGCGATCCCCGCGCCGTGACCGAGGAGACGGATCATGAGAACGTGTGA
- a CDS encoding metallophosphoesterase, whose product MFATLRRKRAAAPASRDTPPDPGRRRLLRLAAGAVPAAVAGGGGLGLVGISGAGRAAEVSRRRLDVPRLPPGLSGLRIAQLSDLHLGGAATLARLDAILAAVRPHRPDLVVVTGDIADDLRLLPGALDRIAALAPPLGVFACLGNHEYGVGIRAVREAFGASPIRLLVDAHRPVRWHGTPWTIAAVDDPGGGLLRDRRPGMLPAAVDRALDQAEAGRFTLLLSHRPEAFDPAAARGVGLTLAGHTHGGQVALGGRSILALTRRFPYPWGLYRRADSLLYVTSGAGQWLPFRLGCPAEVPIFDLHPAGSTG is encoded by the coding sequence ATGTTTGCGACACTCCGCAGGAAACGGGCGGCCGCGCCGGCCTCCCGGGACACTCCGCCGGACCCCGGCCGACGACGCCTGCTGCGGCTCGCCGCCGGCGCCGTGCCCGCGGCCGTGGCCGGCGGCGGCGGGCTCGGTCTGGTCGGGATCTCCGGTGCGGGCCGGGCCGCAGAAGTCTCCCGGCGCCGGCTGGACGTCCCGCGCCTGCCCCCAGGGCTGTCCGGCCTGCGCATCGCCCAATTGAGCGACCTGCATCTCGGCGGCGCCGCGACCCTGGCGCGGCTGGACGCCATCCTGGCGGCGGTCCGGCCCCACCGCCCCGACCTCGTCGTGGTGACCGGCGACATCGCCGACGACCTGCGGCTGCTCCCCGGGGCCCTCGATCGCATCGCGGCCCTGGCGCCGCCCCTGGGCGTGTTCGCCTGCCTCGGCAATCACGAGTACGGGGTCGGCATCCGCGCGGTGCGGGAAGCGTTCGGCGCCTCGCCCATCCGGCTGCTGGTCGACGCCCACCGGCCGGTCCGCTGGCATGGCACGCCCTGGACCATCGCCGCCGTCGATGACCCGGGCGGCGGACTGCTCCGCGATCGCCGGCCCGGCATGCTCCCCGCCGCGGTCGACCGGGCCCTGGACCAGGCCGAGGCGGGGCGCTTCACCCTCCTGCTGAGCCATCGGCCGGAGGCCTTCGACCCGGCGGCCGCCCGGGGCGTCGGCCTGACCCTCGCCGGCCACACCCACGGCGGCCAGGTGGCCCTGGGCGGCCGCTCGATCCTGGCCCTCACGCGCCGGTTCCCCTATCCCTGGGGCCTCTACCGCCGCGCCGACAGCCTCCTCTACGTGACGTCCGGCGCCGGCCAGTGGCTCCCCTTCCGCCTCGGCTGCCCGGCCGAGGTGCCCATCTTCGACCTCCATCCGGCCGGATCCACCGGCTGA
- a CDS encoding glycosyltransferase family 4 protein translates to MTLARPYHLCFVNSMRGWGGAEVWMHETALALRDRGVAVSFVANPGSELHRRAVADGLPVAPLTIRVDGAPWTIVGLARRLRRLGATALVANQTKDVKVGAPAGRLAGLRHILSTRESDFPLKDRPDYRWAFQVLCTGVLVNSEATRRTTLASAPWLDPARVHLLYKGIDIERFAAGPVPTGPFTVGFVGQLIGRKGVPELMTAWSAIDAEVRPERPRLRLAGDGELRADLERWRGGLRHPDAVEILGYVEDVPAFYRTLHLLAMPSHAEGFGLAAAEALACDVPVVAGDASSLPEIVRPGETGLLVPPRDPAALTDALRMLIDDPVRARSLGLAGGRFVRAAFPRTRTLDRLLALTGHPDHPPEEHPA, encoded by the coding sequence GTGACCTTGGCGCGCCCCTACCACCTCTGTTTCGTCAACTCCATGCGGGGCTGGGGCGGTGCCGAGGTGTGGATGCACGAGACGGCGCTGGCCCTGCGCGATCGCGGCGTGGCGGTCAGCTTCGTGGCCAACCCCGGCAGCGAGTTGCACCGGCGCGCCGTCGCCGACGGGCTGCCCGTCGCCCCGCTCACGATCCGGGTCGACGGCGCGCCCTGGACCATCGTCGGACTCGCCCGACGGCTGCGCCGCCTGGGCGCCACCGCGCTCGTGGCCAACCAGACCAAGGACGTGAAGGTGGGCGCCCCGGCCGGGCGCCTGGCCGGCCTGCGGCACATCCTCTCCACGCGTGAGAGCGACTTCCCCCTCAAGGACCGCCCCGACTACCGCTGGGCCTTCCAGGTGCTGTGCACCGGCGTGCTGGTCAACAGCGAAGCCACCCGCCGCACCACCCTGGCCAGCGCTCCCTGGCTCGACCCGGCCCGGGTGCACCTGCTCTACAAGGGCATCGACATCGAGCGCTTCGCCGCCGGCCCCGTGCCGACCGGACCGTTCACCGTGGGATTCGTGGGGCAGCTCATCGGGCGCAAGGGCGTGCCCGAGCTGATGACCGCCTGGAGCGCCATCGACGCCGAGGTCCGCCCGGAGCGCCCCCGCCTGCGCCTGGCCGGCGACGGCGAACTGCGGGCCGACCTGGAGCGCTGGCGCGGCGGCCTGCGCCACCCGGACGCCGTCGAGATCCTCGGCTACGTCGAGGACGTGCCGGCGTTCTACCGCACGTTGCACCTGCTCGCGATGCCCAGCCACGCGGAGGGCTTCGGCCTCGCCGCCGCCGAGGCCCTGGCCTGCGACGTGCCGGTCGTCGCCGGCGACGCCAGCAGCCTGCCCGAGATCGTGCGCCCGGGCGAGACCGGCCTGCTCGTGCCGCCGCGCGACCCGGCGGCCCTCACCGACGCCCTGCGGATGCTCATCGACGACCCGGTCCGGGCGCGTTCCCTCGGCCTGGCCGGCGGCCGCTTCGTGCGCGCCGCCTTTCCCCGCACGCGCACCCTCGACCGCCTGCTGGCCCTGACCGGACACCCCGACCACCCGCCCGAGGAGCATCCCGCATGA
- a CDS encoding glucose-1-phosphate adenylyltransferase — MSTRDLASDALTLILAGGQGERLSPLTKDRSKPAVPFGGAYRIIDFTLSNCINSGLRQIYVLTQYKSYSLDKHLQRGWNVFSYEHGEFCYRIPPQHRVGQKWYQGTADAVYQNIYLLENRKPRFVIILSGDHIYRMDYGKMLKFHASHGGCLTLSCAVVPKEGADQFGILEVDENWQVVGFEEKPQNPKTIPGDPDHCLVNMGVYVFTTADLVQELCRDVKQSDSYHDFGKDIIPRLVGMNEVFAYPFRDPETHQPKYWRDIGTLDSYYETSMEXXXRDPETHQPKYWRDIGTLDSYYETSMELVSRRPPFDLYDRKWVFRAWQPPVPPFKSVAGFTEDGKLPGRVEDSIVGGGSIISGGHVSRSIVGRGVRINSFSRISDSIIMDDVNVGRYAEIKRAIIDKDVIIPEGFKIGVDPEQDRRLFTVTESGIVVVPKGLDLTEAV, encoded by the coding sequence CTGAGCACGCGCGACCTCGCCAGTGACGCGCTGACGCTGATCCTCGCAGGCGGCCAGGGCGAACGCCTCTCGCCCCTGACCAAGGACCGCTCCAAGCCCGCCGTCCCGTTCGGCGGCGCCTACCGCATCATCGACTTCACCCTGAGCAACTGCATCAACAGCGGGCTGCGCCAGATCTACGTGCTCACCCAGTACAAGAGCTACTCCCTGGACAAGCACCTGCAGCGGGGCTGGAACGTCTTCAGCTACGAGCACGGCGAGTTCTGCTACCGCATCCCGCCGCAGCACCGGGTCGGCCAGAAGTGGTACCAGGGCACGGCCGACGCCGTGTACCAGAACATCTACCTGCTGGAGAACCGCAAGCCGCGCTTCGTGATCATCCTCTCGGGCGACCACATCTACCGCATGGACTATGGCAAGATGCTCAAGTTCCACGCGTCGCACGGCGGTTGCCTGACGCTCAGCTGCGCGGTGGTGCCCAAGGAGGGGGCCGACCAGTTCGGCATCCTCGAGGTCGACGAGAACTGGCAGGTCGTGGGATTCGAGGAGAAGCCGCAGAACCCGAAGACGATCCCGGGCGACCCCGACCACTGCCTGGTGAACATGGGCGTGTACGTGTTCACCACCGCCGATCTCGTGCAGGAACTCTGCCGCGACGTGAAGCAGTCCGACAGCTACCACGACTTCGGCAAGGACATCATCCCCCGCCTGGTGGGCATGAACGAGGTCTTCGCCTACCCCTTCCGCGACCCGGAAACGCACCAGCCGAAGTACTGGCGCGACATCGGGACCCTCGACTCCTACTACGAGACCTCCATGGAGCNNNNNNNNCGCGACCCGGAAACGCACCAGCCGAAGTACTGGCGCGACATCGGGACCCTCGACTCCTACTACGAGACCTCCATGGAGCTCGTCAGCCGCCGGCCTCCCTTCGACCTGTACGACCGCAAGTGGGTGTTCCGCGCCTGGCAGCCGCCGGTGCCGCCGTTCAAATCGGTGGCCGGCTTCACCGAGGACGGCAAGCTGCCGGGGCGCGTGGAGGACAGCATCGTCGGGGGCGGCTCGATCATCTCGGGCGGCCACGTCTCCCGTTCCATCGTCGGCCGGGGCGTCCGCATCAACTCGTTCAGCCGGATCAGCGATTCGATCATCATGGACGACGTGAACGTGGGCCGCTACGCGGAGATCAAGCGGGCCATCATCGACAAGGACGTGATCATCCCCGAGGGCTTCAAGATCGGCGTCGATCCGGAGCAGGACCGGCGGCTCTTCACGGTCACCGAGTCGGGGATCGTGGTGGTGCCGAAGGGGCTCGACCTCACGGAGGCTGTCTGA
- a CDS encoding response regulator, translating into MSKVLIVDDEPHLRLLYETELRRAGYETMTAGNAQQGLEFVETMKPDLVILDIRMAGMDGIEALQRILERDRRIPVILNTAFSSYRDNYLTWAADAYITKSADVSELLETVAGLLEPGVKPEN; encoded by the coding sequence ATGAGCAAAGTGCTGATCGTCGACGACGAACCTCATCTGCGGTTGCTTTACGAGACCGAACTGCGTCGGGCCGGCTACGAGACCATGACCGCGGGCAACGCCCAGCAGGGCCTCGAGTTCGTGGAGACCATGAAACCCGATCTCGTCATCCTCGACATCCGGATGGCCGGCATGGACGGTATCGAGGCGCTGCAGCGCATCCTCGAGCGCGATCGCCGCATCCCCGTCATTCTCAATACCGCCTTCTCCAGCTACCGCGACAACTACCTGACGTGGGCGGCCGACGCCTACATCACCAAGTCGGCCGACGTTTCCGAACTGCTCGAGACGGTGGCCGGACTGCTGGAGCCCGGCGTCAAGCCGGAGAACTAG
- a CDS encoding glycogen synthase: MNVMMISTELAGLAKAGGLGDVVDALSRALAARRHDVRVVMPLYGHLDPARADLQLVKGLPPLAVRVGQRVHDVRFWRQGNGRGARKVLLVSCESLFGRPGIYTDDDGVGFPDSLARGALLGQAALLLPRLLEWPVDVLHAHDALAVPALVYRRQWYAGRGLPGPAATVLTIHNLAHQEAHPAGETDVLGLPGQAAQFPGLLEFHGQLNLLKGGILAADRVNTVSPTYAEETRSTREFGCGLEGVLAGRGAAYGGILNGADYAVWDPSVDGDLPATYGPGRLAGKAKCRAGLLEELALAPGDGRPVCGFVGRLVQQKGVDLLLPLLDRLADDGWAFAILGTGEARLHDALDAVAARHPDKVAFCREFNEALAHRIYAGSDLFLMPSAFEPCGLSQMYALKYGTPPVVRRTGGLADTVVDAGEPGGTGFVFTEARPDDLLATLRRAAAVRDDAAAWSALVARGMACDFGWEGAAAAYEELYADALGASGETS, encoded by the coding sequence ATGAACGTGATGATGATCAGCACCGAACTGGCCGGGCTGGCCAAGGCCGGCGGCCTCGGCGACGTGGTCGACGCCCTGTCGCGGGCCCTGGCCGCGCGGCGGCACGACGTGCGCGTGGTGATGCCCCTGTACGGTCACCTCGATCCGGCGCGGGCCGACCTGCAGCTCGTCAAGGGGCTGCCGCCGCTCGCGGTGCGGGTCGGTCAGCGTGTGCACGACGTGCGCTTCTGGCGTCAGGGCAACGGCCGCGGGGCCCGGAAGGTGCTGCTCGTGTCCTGCGAAAGCCTCTTCGGGCGGCCGGGGATCTACACCGACGACGACGGCGTGGGCTTCCCCGACTCCCTGGCCCGGGGCGCCCTGCTGGGGCAGGCGGCCCTGCTGCTGCCGCGCCTGCTGGAGTGGCCCGTCGACGTGCTGCACGCCCACGACGCCCTGGCCGTGCCGGCCCTCGTCTACCGCCGCCAGTGGTACGCCGGTCGCGGCCTGCCGGGCCCGGCGGCCACGGTGCTGACGATCCACAACCTGGCTCATCAGGAGGCCCATCCGGCCGGGGAGACCGACGTGCTGGGCCTGCCCGGCCAGGCGGCCCAGTTCCCGGGGCTGCTCGAGTTCCACGGGCAGCTGAACCTGCTGAAGGGCGGCATCCTGGCCGCCGACCGGGTGAACACCGTCAGCCCGACCTACGCCGAGGAGACCCGCAGCACGCGGGAATTCGGCTGCGGCCTCGAGGGTGTGCTCGCCGGGCGGGGCGCGGCGTACGGGGGCATCCTCAACGGGGCCGACTACGCGGTGTGGGATCCGTCCGTCGATGGCGACCTGCCCGCGACCTACGGGCCGGGGCGCCTGGCGGGCAAGGCGAAGTGCCGGGCGGGGCTCCTGGAGGAACTGGCCCTCGCGCCCGGCGACGGTCGACCCGTGTGCGGATTCGTGGGCCGCCTCGTGCAGCAGAAGGGGGTCGACCTGCTGCTGCCCCTGCTGGACCGGCTGGCGGACGACGGCTGGGCATTCGCCATCCTGGGCACGGGCGAGGCCCGCCTGCACGACGCGCTGGACGCGGTGGCGGCCCGGCATCCGGACAAGGTGGCCTTCTGCCGCGAGTTCAACGAGGCCCTGGCCCACCGCATCTACGCCGGCAGCGACCTGTTCCTCATGCCGAGCGCCTTCGAGCCGTGCGGCCTGTCGCAGATGTACGCCCTGAAGTACGGCACGCCGCCGGTGGTGCGCCGCACCGGAGGCCTCGCCGACACCGTGGTCGACGCCGGCGAACCGGGTGGCACGGGCTTCGTCTTCACGGAGGCCCGGCCGGACGATCTGCTGGCGACCTTGCGCCGCGCCGCCGCCGTGAGGGACGACGCGGCCGCGTGGTCGGCGCTGGTGGCCCGGGGCATGGCCTGCGACTTCGGTTGGGAGGGGGCCGCGGCCGCCTACGAGGAGCTGTACGCCGATGCCCTCGGCGCGAGCGGGGAGACGTCATGA
- a CDS encoding galactose-1-phosphate uridylyltransferase, with amino-acid sequence MTMLRQDPLTGRWVIFAADRSRRPNEYPLRQRDTSGADRCPFCPGHESETTPEILALGRPAGASADGPGWRMRVFRNMFPALVPADAPPDAATGPLLGGRPAAGRAGIGHHEVVAYSPDHAAAPHTLAPGAWTELLGVLRDRSRVFARHPDVRYVSPFCNHGPEAGATLVHPHMQIIGAPEVPLLAVGKAEGFARHRAAHGTCLLCELATAEERDGARLVGANAAWLAMAPWASRFPWELLFVPRRHGASLNQATDSELVGLGTLLVPALRGLAKRHGDCSLNIVIHSAAVDAAGEDEGDGAYHWHLEVLPRLSRPAGFEVGTGYTINAVRPEDVAAALRSDGKNP; translated from the coding sequence ATGACCATGCTCAGGCAGGATCCCCTGACCGGACGCTGGGTGATCTTCGCCGCCGACCGCAGCCGGCGCCCGAACGAGTATCCCCTCCGCCAGAGGGACACCTCCGGCGCCGATCGCTGCCCCTTCTGTCCCGGCCACGAGAGCGAGACGACGCCGGAGATCCTGGCCCTCGGCCGGCCCGCGGGAGCGTCGGCCGACGGCCCGGGCTGGCGGATGCGGGTCTTCCGCAACATGTTCCCGGCCCTGGTGCCCGCCGACGCGCCGCCCGACGCCGCCACCGGGCCGCTGCTGGGCGGTCGGCCGGCCGCCGGCCGTGCGGGTATCGGGCACCACGAGGTGGTCGCCTACTCGCCCGATCATGCGGCGGCTCCGCACACCCTGGCTCCCGGGGCCTGGACCGAGCTGCTCGGCGTGCTCCGCGACCGGTCGCGGGTCTTCGCGCGCCATCCGGACGTGCGCTACGTCTCGCCCTTCTGCAACCACGGGCCCGAGGCGGGCGCCACGCTCGTGCACCCGCACATGCAGATCATCGGGGCGCCCGAAGTGCCCCTGCTCGCGGTGGGCAAGGCCGAGGGATTCGCCCGCCACCGGGCCGCTCACGGCACCTGTCTCCTGTGTGAACTCGCGACCGCCGAGGAGCGGGACGGCGCGCGGCTCGTGGGAGCCAACGCCGCCTGGCTGGCGATGGCCCCCTGGGCGAGCCGCTTCCCCTGGGAGCTGCTGTTCGTCCCGCGCCGGCACGGCGCATCCCTGAACCAGGCCACCGACTCGGAGCTCGTGGGGCTGGGCACCCTGCTCGTGCCGGCCCTGCGGGGGCTCGCGAAACGGCACGGCGACTGCTCCCTGAACATCGTGATCCACAGCGCCGCCGTGGATGCCGCTGGCGAAGACGAGGGCGACGGCGCCTACCACTGGCACCTGGAGGTGCTGCCGCGCCTGAGCCGTCCCGCCGGCTTCGAGGTGGGCACCGGCTACACCATCAACGCCGTGCGCCCCGAGGACGTGGCGGCGGCGCTGCGCAGCGACGGGAAGAACCCATGA
- a CDS encoding DUF3473 domain-containing protein, with amino-acid sequence MSTAAPFTGNILTIDVEEWFHGHNYLDHVPPETWDGQEQRVEVGTLRVLDLLDRSGVRATFFVLGWTAERHPDLIAEIARRGHEIGCHSYAHPEVFKLTADAFRADTERALAALARAGIDRVAGYRAPSFSITPPVHGYLRLVADMGFRYDSSIFPVRHPRYGQPHSPRRPFRLSGAADALTVVPMPTWRVVGQNVPFSGGGYMRLLPWPAFRFLKAMARRQGQPCIIYLHPWELDDFRPQAGQSAATSLRSQGGQDSAPRKLEKLLAEGNFLTMGAYVDGLLAAGGLAVHAL; translated from the coding sequence ATGAGCACCGCCGCGCCCTTCACGGGGAACATCCTGACCATCGACGTGGAGGAGTGGTTCCACGGCCACAACTACCTGGACCACGTGCCGCCGGAAACGTGGGACGGCCAGGAACAGCGGGTCGAGGTCGGGACCCTGCGCGTGCTCGACCTGCTCGACCGCAGCGGTGTCCGGGCCACCTTCTTCGTCCTGGGCTGGACGGCCGAGCGGCATCCCGACCTGATCGCCGAGATCGCCCGCCGCGGCCACGAGATCGGCTGCCACAGCTACGCCCATCCCGAAGTCTTCAAACTCACCGCCGACGCCTTCCGGGCCGACACCGAACGGGCGCTGGCGGCCCTGGCCCGGGCCGGGATCGACCGCGTGGCGGGCTACCGGGCCCCGAGCTTCTCGATCACCCCGCCCGTCCACGGCTACCTGCGCCTGGTGGCGGACATGGGGTTCCGCTACGACAGCTCCATCTTCCCCGTGCGGCACCCCCGCTACGGGCAGCCGCACTCGCCGCGGCGTCCGTTCCGTCTGTCCGGGGCCGCCGATGCCCTGACGGTGGTGCCGATGCCCACCTGGCGGGTCGTGGGGCAGAACGTGCCGTTCTCCGGCGGCGGCTACATGCGGCTGCTGCCCTGGCCGGCGTTCCGCTTCCTGAAGGCCATGGCCCGGCGCCAGGGTCAGCCCTGCATCATCTATCTGCATCCGTGGGAACTGGACGACTTCCGGCCCCAGGCGGGGCAGAGCGCGGCCACGAGCCTGCGCAGCCAGGGGGGGCAGGACTCGGCGCCGCGGAAGCTGGAGAAGTTGTTGGCGGAAGGGAATTTCCTGACCATGGGGGCCTATGTCGACGGGCTGCTGGCGGCGGGCGGCCTCGCGGTCCACGCCCTCTGA